Genomic window (Jeotgalibacillus haloalkalitolerans):
ATTTTTTCAATCGTCATTCTGGCAGCAATCGCGACTTATATTGTACCTGCCGGACAGTTTGATCGGGAGGAAGTAGATGGCAGGACGGTTGTAGTTGGTAACAGCTATCAGGAAGTGGAGTCAAATCCAATTGGCTTTTTCGAAGTCTTTATGGCCATTCCTGAGGGGATGGCAGCAGGTTCTTCCATCATTTTTTATATCTTTTTGGTAGGTGGAGCTTTTGGCGTCATCCGTGCTACAAATGCAATTGAAGCAGGTATACATAAAACGGTTGTAAAGCTTGGGAAAAAAGAGTTTTTATTAATTCCAATTACGATGTTTATCTTCTCGGTGTTGGGTGCAACAATGGGCATGTCAGAGGAGAGTATCATCTTTGTTCCAATTGGGATTGCGATTGCCCGTGCGATCGGATATGACGCCATTACTGGTACTGCAATGGTCAGCCTTGGAGCGGCGAGCGGATTTATAGGCGGCATGCTGAATCCATTTACTGTCGGAATTGCACAGGGAATTGCTGAGGTTCCGATCTTTTCAGGATTTGGTTTCCGTTTTGTTGTATACATTTTTATTCTCTCCCTGGCGATTTTCTATGTGATGCGTTATGCAAGAAAAGTGAAAAATGATCCATCACGCAGTGTCATTGCTGACCTTGAAATGAAGGCCAAGAAAGATGCGGAAAAGAAAATTAAAGAATCCGGGCTTCCTTCATTTTCAACAAGGCATTTGTTTGTGTTTCTGATTATCATTGGGGGTTTAGTATTTAACGTATATGGTGTATTCCAGTGGGGATGGTATTTAACTGAGCTCGCTGCATCGTTCATTATCATCGGTTTACTTTCAGGGTTTGTAGGCGGATTGAATGTGAATCAGGTATTTGATGCTTTTGTTGACGGCATGAAGCTTGTGGCATTCGGTGCATTGATTGTAGGTTTTGCCCGTGCGATTCTTGTTGTTATGGAAAATGGCGTGATTATAGACACACTTGTCAATTCACTCGCAGCAGTGATCAGTCAGCTTCCTCAGACAGTCAATGTAGTGGGAATGCTGGTTGTGCAGACAATTACAAACCTGTTTATCCCGTCAGGAAGTGGACAGGCTGCAACTACCATGCCAATCATGACACCTTTATCAGACCTGCTGGGCATTAATCGTCAGGTTGCGGTGCTCGCTTATCAATATGGCGACGGTATTTCAAATTCAATTATTCCGACATCTGCATCATTAATGGGATATCTTGCTGTTGCCGGCATTCCATATGAAAGATGGGTCAAATTTATTTGGAAATTAATACTTGGCTGGTTCAGTATTGCAGTTGTGGCATTGGTTGTTGCGGTGCTGATTGGAGTCTCATGATGGAGCAGCCATTACTTGAAAAGATATATAAAGACTTACACGAGATTGCAGAGGTAAGCTTTAAAGAAAAGAAAACGACAGAATATATCGCATCAGTTTTATCCAAGCATGACATACGTATTCAGACATTTGAACAGCATACTGGTTTGATTGCTGAAGTGGGAAGCGGCAGTCCGGTGGTTGGGCTGCGGGCTGATATTGATGCACTCTGGCAGGAGGTGGATGGTGAGATGAAAGCCAATCACTCCTGCGGGCACGATGCTCATATGACCATTGGAATTGGTACGTTACTTTCTCTGAAAGAAAAAGAGTCTCAATTAAAAGGTACCTTCCGATGCCTGTTTCAGCCTGCTGAAGAACAGGGGAACGGCTCACTGAAAGTCGTCAAAGCAGGAGCCGTTGATGATATGGACACTTTATTTGGTGTCCATCTGCGTCCCCGGGATGAAATCAGATTTGGAAAAGCAGCACCTTCAATTCGCCACGGTGCAGCAATCTTTTTCGAAGGTAAAATTATCAGTGCAGATGCCCATGGTGCCAGACCACACCAGGGGGTCAATGCAATTGACGTCGGCTTTGCCATTCAGCAGCGTCTGAATCAAATCAGGCTGTCTCCCATGACCCCGTATTCAATTAAGATGACTAAATTTCTGGCAGGCGGAAACAGTCCGAACATCATACCCGGAACCGCATTATTCAGTCTGGATTTGCGCTCGCAGACAAACAGCGGGCTTGATGAGCTTCAAAAAGAAGCCTCAGTCACGATTGAAGCGGTTAAGACAATGTACCAGGTAGAAATAGAAGGGAAATGGGTCGATTACACACCGGGTGCGGAAGTCTCATCAGAAACGGAAAACATACTCAGGACTGCCATCAGAGATGTGCTGGGTTCCGAAAACTGTGAGGACCCAGTCATCACACCCGGTAGCGACGACTTCCATTTCTACACAATCGAACGCCCACACCTTAAAGCCTCCATGCTCGCACTTGGAGCAGACCTGACACCAGGGCTTCACCATCCGCATATGAGCTTTAATCTGGATTGCCTGAAAATTGGGGTTGAAGTGATAGAGCGGGCGGTTATGGGAGTGATGGAGTGAAGGCAGGGACAGAGCGAAGGCAGGGACAGACCCTGTCTCCAGTGCCCACGTTGGGAGAGCGAAGAGAGGGACAGACCCTGTCTCCAGTGCCCACCGGCGGGAGAGCGAAGAGAGGGACAGACCCTGCCTTCGCTCCGACACCATTTTTCAAATTATCTAAAAATTCCCCTTGCTTTTTTGAAACCGCTATCATAAACTGTTTTTAAAGATAGTGATGTTTCACTAAAGGTCACTATAAATGATAGGGGGATGTTTATTTATGAAATATTTTTTGGACAGTGCAATTTTAGAGGAAATTAAGTATGCGTATGAGAATTGGGGCATTGATGGGGTGACGACGAATCCCCGACATGTGATGAATAGTGGGAAGTCGCAGGAGCAGCTGCTTAAGGAATTGGCTGAGGAGTTTAAGGGCGTTGAGAATTTCCCGATTTCTGTGGAGATTGATCCACATTTGGATGATGCGGATGAGATGGTGGCTGAAGGAAAGAAGTTTGCTGCATTATCACCGAATTTTATTGTAAAGATTCCTTGTACTGAGGCTGGATTGATTGCAGCGAAGAGACTTGAGGAGCAGGGTGTGAAGACGAATGTAACGCTAGTGTTCTCACCATCTCAGGCACTGCAGCCGGCTCGTGTAGGAGCAGCATTTGTGTCACCGTTTATCGGCTGGAAGGAACAGAGCGGGGATGAGACGGCTTCGTACATACAGGATATTGTGACGATTTACCGTAATTATGGTTATGAGACGGAAATCATTGTTGCAGCTTTGAGAAATGGACATCAGATTGCTCAGGCAGCGGTTGCGGGAGCGGATATTGTAACATGTGGATTTGACGTGTATAAGCAGAGCTTCTACCATCCATTTACGAACCACGGTCTTGGTGTATTTACAGATGCATGGGATAAAACGGTGAAAAGCTGATATGTCTTTACTGGATCAACTGAACGAAATAAATGCTGAGATAGACATTAAGCATGTAAGTGATCCTGCTTTTTCATTATACGGGCAGGTGCTGGAGATTCCAGCTGAGAGCTTTGAAGAAGTGATGACCAATAAAGAAGTACCTGAGGAAGGGAATGTATATGTCGCCAGTGATCAGGAGCTTGAGGCACTAGCAATCACTGCTTATATACAGGAACACATTTACGGTGGCTTCCCGGTTCAGGCAGGCTATTGTAATGGCAATACTGCAAAAATGAATGCGGTTGAATTTCATCATGGCAGTGAAGTAAATGTTGCCTGTACTGATTTGATTCTATTCTTAGGAGATCGCAGAAGAATTGAGAACCGGCAGTATCAGACGGACGACCTGAAAGCCTTCTTTATTCCAAAAGGAACAGTGATAGAAGTCTACAGTACAACGCTTCATTTCGCCCCGGCGAGTGTGAGTGATAAAGGGTTTAAGTGTATTGTGATTCTGCCGGAAGGAACGAACACGGATCAGGAAGGTGAAGCATTTCCGTATGTATTTGCTAAGAATAAGTGGCTGCTGATTCATGAGGAGCATGAAAAAATGAAGCAGCGCGGTGCGTTAGTCGGGCTGGCAGGTAAGAATCATGAGATCAAGCATGTAAAGGGGTAAGTGTTATGGAGACAACCAGGCAGGAAAGCTTTTCTGTACAGACAGGTGAAAATGAGTGGACGCTTGGACGGAAAGGTCATAACCTATTTCAGCATATTACGACCAAACCATTCATTTATGCGGGAACCGGTCATGAGAAAGTGGAGATGTACAGAGGGAACTTCAGGATTGAGGACCGTTTGGAAGAAAGAGTGGCGCTGCGTTTTGTGAAAGAGGAAAATGATGAGCTGTTTTTCTCGGCGGCAGGTCAGGAGCCTGTTATAAAAATGACTGCTGAAGTAAAAGATCAGCAGGTGACACTCTCTTTTGAATCACTTTCTTCATTATATAACCGTTTTTGGATCAGGCTGCAGGCTTCTCCGGAAGAAGCGGTATACGGATGCGGCGAGCAGCTTTCACATTTTAATCTGCGCGGTAAGAACTTTCCGCTCTGGACATCTGAGCCTGGTGTAGGAAGAAATAAGAACACCTATGTGACCTGGCAGGCGGATGTGACCGGAATGGCAGGCGGGGATTATTATCATACGAATTATCCTCAGCCGAGCTTCATCTCTTCAAGGCATTACGCAGTGCAGGTGGATACGACGTGCTATGCGGATTTCAATTTTGAGCACCCGGATTTTCATGAGCTTGAAGTATGGGGTGTGCCAAACCGTATCACCATTCTTGGAGGAGAATCGCTTCAGGATTGTGTGGAGAAGGTCTCTGACTTTTATGGCAGAAACCCGAAGCTTCCTGAGTGGGTCAATGAAGGGATTATGCTCGGTATCCAGGGTGGCACGCAGACGGTGGATGAGAAGTGGCAGCGGGCGGTTGATGAAGGTGTTCATGTTTCTGCTTTATGGGTGCAGGACTGGCAGGGCGAGCGCATTACCTCTTTTGGTAAAAGGCTGATGTGGAACTGGCAGTGGGATCAGAATCTGTATCCGGAACTGCCTGCATATATGGAAAAGTGGCGCAGCAGGGGTACGCGATTTATGGGCTATATTAATCCTTATATTGCAGTCGAAGGTGCACTGTTTAAAGAAGCTGAAGCGCATGGTTATTTTGCGCTGAACAGTGAAGGGGATACGTACTTAGTCGACTTTGGGGAATTTTACTGCGGGGTTGTGGATTTCACGAATCCGGAAGCCTTTGAGTGGTATAAGCAGGTCATCAAAACGTATCTGATTGACTTCGGGCTGAGCGGCTGGATGGCTGACTTTGGGGAGTACCTGCCAACGGATGTGATTTTACACTCCGGACAGTCAGCGATGGAGATGCATAACCACTGGCCGGTACTCTGGGCGAAGTGTAATCATGAGGCAATCAAAGAAGCAGGAAAGC
Coding sequences:
- a CDS encoding YfcC family protein, whose translation is MSEKKKKFPIPHTYAIIFSIVILAAIATYIVPAGQFDREEVDGRTVVVGNSYQEVESNPIGFFEVFMAIPEGMAAGSSIIFYIFLVGGAFGVIRATNAIEAGIHKTVVKLGKKEFLLIPITMFIFSVLGATMGMSEESIIFVPIGIAIARAIGYDAITGTAMVSLGAASGFIGGMLNPFTVGIAQGIAEVPIFSGFGFRFVVYIFILSLAIFYVMRYARKVKNDPSRSVIADLEMKAKKDAEKKIKESGLPSFSTRHLFVFLIIIGGLVFNVYGVFQWGWYLTELAASFIIIGLLSGFVGGLNVNQVFDAFVDGMKLVAFGALIVGFARAILVVMENGVIIDTLVNSLAAVISQLPQTVNVVGMLVVQTITNLFIPSGSGQAATTMPIMTPLSDLLGINRQVAVLAYQYGDGISNSIIPTSASLMGYLAVAGIPYERWVKFIWKLILGWFSIAVVALVVAVLIGVS
- a CDS encoding transaldolase family protein codes for the protein MKYFLDSAILEEIKYAYENWGIDGVTTNPRHVMNSGKSQEQLLKELAEEFKGVENFPISVEIDPHLDDADEMVAEGKKFAALSPNFIVKIPCTEAGLIAAKRLEEQGVKTNVTLVFSPSQALQPARVGAAFVSPFIGWKEQSGDETASYIQDIVTIYRNYGYETEIIVAALRNGHQIAQAAVAGADIVTCGFDVYKQSFYHPFTNHGLGVFTDAWDKTVKS
- a CDS encoding alpha-glucosidase, with product METTRQESFSVQTGENEWTLGRKGHNLFQHITTKPFIYAGTGHEKVEMYRGNFRIEDRLEERVALRFVKEENDELFFSAAGQEPVIKMTAEVKDQQVTLSFESLSSLYNRFWIRLQASPEEAVYGCGEQLSHFNLRGKNFPLWTSEPGVGRNKNTYVTWQADVTGMAGGDYYHTNYPQPSFISSRHYAVQVDTTCYADFNFEHPDFHELEVWGVPNRITILGGESLQDCVEKVSDFYGRNPKLPEWVNEGIMLGIQGGTQTVDEKWQRAVDEGVHVSALWVQDWQGERITSFGKRLMWNWQWDQNLYPELPAYMEKWRSRGTRFMGYINPYIAVEGALFKEAEAHGYFALNSEGDTYLVDFGEFYCGVVDFTNPEAFEWYKQVIKTYLIDFGLSGWMADFGEYLPTDVILHSGQSAMEMHNHWPVLWAKCNHEAIKEAGKLDEIVFFMRAGYAGIQEYCPLLWGGDQSVDWSVDDGIRSVIPAALSAGFSGMGVHHSDVGGYTSLHGIKRSKELLLRWAEMSAFTPVMRSHEGNRPYDCAQFDDDLETLHHFAKTTEWFRKLTDYRKHVLAEYYDKGIPVQRPLLLKDPGDEKLTDEKYSFLLGEDLLVAPVVEEGAVTRKVYLPKGEWIHVWTGDRFSQGAHEVKAEMGEPPVFYSAQSSWAKEFTSLRGD
- a CDS encoding M20 peptidase aminoacylase family protein, with the translated sequence MMEQPLLEKIYKDLHEIAEVSFKEKKTTEYIASVLSKHDIRIQTFEQHTGLIAEVGSGSPVVGLRADIDALWQEVDGEMKANHSCGHDAHMTIGIGTLLSLKEKESQLKGTFRCLFQPAEEQGNGSLKVVKAGAVDDMDTLFGVHLRPRDEIRFGKAAPSIRHGAAIFFEGKIISADAHGARPHQGVNAIDVGFAIQQRLNQIRLSPMTPYSIKMTKFLAGGNSPNIIPGTALFSLDLRSQTNSGLDELQKEASVTIEAVKTMYQVEIEGKWVDYTPGAEVSSETENILRTAIRDVLGSENCEDPVITPGSDDFHFYTIERPHLKASMLALGADLTPGLHHPHMSFNLDCLKIGVEVIERAVMGVME
- a CDS encoding DUF4867 family protein, encoding MSLLDQLNEINAEIDIKHVSDPAFSLYGQVLEIPAESFEEVMTNKEVPEEGNVYVASDQELEALAITAYIQEHIYGGFPVQAGYCNGNTAKMNAVEFHHGSEVNVACTDLILFLGDRRRIENRQYQTDDLKAFFIPKGTVIEVYSTTLHFAPASVSDKGFKCIVILPEGTNTDQEGEAFPYVFAKNKWLLIHEEHEKMKQRGALVGLAGKNHEIKHVKG